AATCgggataaaaaattataattaattttttttatttgaccatGCTTTAATCGTGATTTACGGATATCCGTGGACCTCTTGCCAGTTATTACCCCGGATTATCCGGAGTCTACTGTATGTGcattaaatatatgtattagTTTATAACATATGTGTTAAACAACTCTGTACAAATTTTAATATCTCTATTCTTTTTTTCATTGCAGTTTTGGAAACCACCAACCCAAGATGATCAGTTGAAACGAAAAGTCATTTACCTCATTTGGAGAGGAAATGTTCACAATGGAGAAATCAAAATGGCAACAAATATATTTCGATTTACATAGCAATTTCTCAGGggcaaaaaccaataaatattttttcactactgtaagaaaatatttattttatacaacaTGTAGACATTTTGGTCTACCATAGGAAtgtattaaactattttttcccTGCAAGTTAGAACAACTGTAGTACAAGTAAGTAACGGGTTATGCCTTACATTTTTCATACTGTATCAAATTTATGTTGAAATAGGAACAGGaatactttatatttatctacaaatatatttgtaaatacataaattttCGTATATTCACAATTGCAGCacaacatatattaattttttcaaaatagtaTACTGTACAAAGACATTGTCATGTTTTAACAATAGTTTAGCTAGCTGGTTTTGTTGTGATCTATGTAACATACCAAAGAAATAAACCCCATTATATATATGAAACAAAAAGCATTAATCATGTGACTTGTTGAAGACATGCACTTTGAAAATTGATTCTAGCATGTAAAGGAAGAATTGAGTTGCATTACAAGAATAAATCAATCGTCCACTGATAGTTCGTCCAATCAAGTAAGGAAACAATATAGTTATTAAAGTCCATCTTTGATTAAGAATGAATCAGAATGAGGGAAACAACCCAAATCTGGAGAAAGCAAGTTTCCCCCTGTACCATTTGAAGAAAAGCAAAATGGTGCGTGTAGCTGGCAGACAGCCAGAACATGCCCAGGTAGCAAGTGAAGGGGCGGATCAGTTAGAGCTTGTGGGGAGTAGCAGTGAGTTAGTTAGTGATAGAGAGAGGGAGAGTAGTGCAAGGGATGTTGTTTCTGGCTTAGCATCAGCACCGTCAAGTGGAGATGCACTCATCAACCCTCTGCTCTCTATGGGCTTCCATTTGCCACAGTTGGCACGTATGATGAAACAGCAACAGCAGCAGAACCAATCCCTATCCTCCTCCAACCCATCATCTGTGATCAATACGGTCCTGTTTCCTCAATCGCTCTCCTCTGTTGCTTCAGACAAGTGGCCGACGGGGCGACCACCGGCTACCACTTCACAAGATGGTGTTCAAAAAGGAACGATAATGAGTGCATCTGGGGTGTATCGGTCTGCATCTGCAGTCATGGTTTCCGGGAAGGATGGCCAGGGGCCTACTTCATCGGCGGTTGGGAAAACCTTTGGTTGTCACTTGTGCAAAGACTGGTTTTTTTCTCGAGAGAAGTTCATCATGCATTTGGTGATGAACCACAAGATGCTGCAGTGTCGCTTTTGCTCGGATTTGTTTGAGACGTCTGACATGCGTGAAACTCACGAGGCCATGAATCATCTTCCTTTGGAATgtgatgcctgcaagtgtgtgtgTCCATCGCGGGAAGAGCTTGCAGAACATTATGAAGACAGGCATAACATGTGTACATGCCAGTTTTGTGGTGTTGTGTTGAATCCAAAGTCATATTACAATACTCACGCTcgtaaaaaacattttgttactTGTGATgatgcattaaaaaataataaagtacgGATTGTTAAAAAGTGGAGTAACGAGACTTCAGTATGGACATTTGTTTGCTATCTTTGTGATAAAGAAAGGAAGAAGGTGGAAACATTTGGGCATTTTTTTTCATACCACCGTTGTTCTTTGATTTGTCTCTTAGATTTGTTGGCCACAGAAAATATGGTGTTTTCCGTGCAAGGGACTCCAGCTTCATCATCGTTAAATTTACAGTCTTTACAGCTGGAGTCCCCTGTAGAAGACACTGCCAACACTAATGCCTCACATAACTCTGTGTCATCTACTAGTGGAAATGATTCTCACCCAGAGAGTTCATTATGCTCTATTTGTACAGTTCCCTTCTCAGCTCAAGTGCCAAAATCTGCTCATGACTTCTTTTGCCAAGGGTATATACTatgtaaattttgtaatgaaacatTTTCCAGTAAAGCAGTAAGAAGCAGTCACATTTCCAGCAATCATGCAAATTTTTCTTGCGTAGTTGGCTGTCCTGAAGAAATTGTTTTCCCAACAGAGGCTGACCTTGAAGAGCATTATCAGGATCAGCACGAAATCAAAGAATGCCCTTATTGCCAAGCTCTTGTATCAACAAGTGAGAACAAATTCCAAGATCACCTAAGGTCGGTACATGTTCTCACTGACAATAGTGTTTCATCTAATGGCTTTGTAAGCAATACTGAtcatttaaactttttatttaaagtaGTCAGGAAAGGTAACTGTCTGGCAGTAGTGTGTTGCCTCTGCTACTCAGACTTGACTTCATtggcaaaaaatattattaatttgttcaAACATTTTCACTATCACAAAATTATTGTTCAGTCAGCTGTGCATCTAATGGAAATTGACGCTCTAATGTATGTGAAGAATACCTCTGTCGatgatcaggaaattaattttgtGGGGGTAGATGAGCATGCAACAGCATGGGGAGAGTTGGTTAAATGTCTGGGGAGTCCTGAGCAAAGTACTAGTGCAAAAAATTCAAGGCCAGCAAATGAACCAGAAAGGGATGATGATAATAATGAAGAACAAAACAAGGTACCCTGTAGTTCTCAGCTTAAAGGAAAAGGCAAAAAAGGTAGTAAGTCATCAAAAGACTCTGAATTAGAGGAATCAAAACCAGACACATTAGATAGTAATCAAGGTCAGACAGACTCTCTTAGTGATGCAAGCTCAGATGACGATTCTCTGACTGGATCTGATGCAGAAAATGAGCAAGGGGAGTTCAGTGACTGTGGTATAGTTACAGACCTGGCAAACGAACCTATCGAGGCAGAAATTGACCCCTCAGAGGTGGAATGTGTGATAAATGAGACAAGTGATGAGGAGATGGGTGGTGATGATGAAACACAAGAGGGGAGTGGGTTCCTCTCAGAGCTGCAAGTAAAACAGGAAGGACTTGATGCTGTGTTAGACAGTTTGGTTAATGAAGCAAATTCTCAGTCTATGTCTCAGCCCTTGGAATTGGCATTGGAAGAACACATGAAGCAGATCTTCGACAACAGCAAAACAGATACTAGTGGTCCTCGTACACTCAATGGTGAAAGTTGGACAGGTCCCAGTGCTAACCTTCCTGGTGGAGAAGTTAAACAAGAACCCCAAGACGTGTTGGAAGATGCTCTAGTGCTATCTGGAAATGAAATTacaacattaaacaaaaatgGGAAAATTCAGAGGAAGAAATTCACCTGTGATATTTGTTTGCGAAATTTTATGTTGGAAACAGACTTGTCTCAACATCTTGGCAGTGTTCATAACTTTTCCATCATGCCGTTTGCGGACAAAAACAAGTTCAAATGCATAGAAAGTTGCGGAAAAGTGTTCATTTCCAAAACGTCTTTGGATGTTCACAAAATGGAAGCGCACAATAATGCCAAAGTCTGTACTCTATCATTCCAATGCCCGTTTTGCAGCATTCGCTCACAAACCAAAGTGTCTATCAGGCAGCATGTGTTCAGTTGCCATGGCAGCATACTCGTGCAGAGTCCACCGTGCAAACCTCTGGCGTACCGCTGCCGCTGCTGCAGCGAGGAGTTTTGGAAAGTGGAGGACCGCAACAAGCACCAGTTGGCTGAGCATTCCGACACCATTGATAGTTTCTTCAAGTGCTACATTTGTTTCCAGTCCTTTACCAGCAAGGTAAGTGTTTTCTTTcacacttatttataatttactagCTCGCCATAAATGGCATGCAGGCTTGGTTATTTTCTAGATAATCACGGCTGACACTGTTTTCCATTAATTAAGTCAACCTACTCATAATCTGGCAAAAATGGCTGTCACATTAGATCAGGGTCTCCACTGCTAGTACTTTCATACTAGATCTGGTACGTTTTAGAGAGTTTTAGTATGTTCACCCACAGACCTAAtacttgttttttaaattaaaaatgctgtaGGACTCCAAATGTTTCCTCTTTTAACAACATTACCAAAGTTGTTCTATGCCTCCTTTTTTCAACAGCAGCaactgaaaaaaacattttcagctGTGTTATTAAACGAAAGTAAATTGAGAAACAGTTGATAAACTCTTTTGGTTAAATTgactattttttaacaaaaaaatgaaTTATCAACTACAGATTTTACTGCTTCAGAAGATAACATTAATGCAGCAAGCTGggataaaaaaattgatacttttttatattaaagtatacattttataataataataatacaaagtttaaagtgtggttattttaattgttatgaaagtattattttaaatactaaacaatAAATCAGTAAACATGTCAAGTGTAATAATTACAATTCTGACATTTGTTGTCTTAGAGACTGCAAGTGGAGGCctaaaatcatagatgtttacaGCCCCTAAATAGAGTTTTGActttttgattttaatatttgtgaGCTCATTGGGTTTAAATATTGATTTTGTTTATAAGAGCATATCAATTTCAAAAAATTGTCTAAATAGTATAGAACAATAGAAAATCTATTACTTTTTCTTCAGATCTAGTAACTTTTTCTGCCAAAGTTGGTGGAGACCCTGAATTTTATTGGTTTGGTTCGTTGTGTAGGCAGATATTAgcacaatttgttttaaaatgcatTGGTGAAGTAACCACttctttaaataaaaagttttgcaTATTGATTACCTATGTTTTACATCCAGTGTGATGAGTACAAACACATACTTGGAAAACATTAAGTATTGTAGGCCCAGTAAACATAATATGAGAGAAAATtagtaataatgtatttaaatatttggttGGTAGTAAATTCATTCATTATTATTTACACAAGTCAAATTTCATgtacatttttttcacaaacatGGTTTTCATTAacatatgtagtttttttttgcaataaattttgATCTTGCAGCAGATGGACACTGGACTCATATAATGGAGGGCCTTGGTTTGAATTGCATACCAGCATTTCTGATTTCAGTTTTCCACATTTTCCGGAAATAACTTCAGGAAAATGCTGGGATGTTTTCCAGATAGATGCTGTGGCCGATGTCTTTTTACTATCAAGCccaatttatgttttgtttaatgGGCACATTCAGCAGGCAAAGTGTTGCAGTAGCGCTTAGTGTATTGTGTCATTCAGCCCCCCTGATGAATCAGAAAATACTTGCTGTCTCTCTTCTGCGAGCAGACAACTCACTTTAACCAAGTTGGTTTAGATACAAGCAAAGATTATTTGGCTTAGATACAAGCAAAGAGAATGTTGctgataaattaacaaaattacttaAGAGATGAGAAATTTTACAGTAAACTGAGGAATTGTTAGGTTTGTTCAATTATTATGTCTTTGAACCTAATTTTTGCAGTATTAATGAGGATAGGTGTTTATCCAGTCAGTTGCTGTGTGTtatctacacaaaaaaaaagtatgttttttgttGCCAAATGTTTCGTGTCATATCGACACAAGTTTCCTTTTCTTAACCATGTTTTTATAGAAATTATTCACCAGATGGGTGCTGCTCACAAATGAGTTTGTTTGTGCAGTGATGCTACTTTGTAAATTGCAGAAGAAATCTAACAAGAGAAACTAAAGTTTTTTAACTAAAGATAGCACTAAAAATAAACTTCCGCAACTGCATTATGCCTTGATTTACAGACACAGAACAAAGCCATATCAGTGTCTCTCTCTATTAGGCCTCTGCAATCTTGCATTTTACTTTATTCtgatacacttgaaaaaatatttcaatagaaCAAACAGCATATATCGTTTtgagaagaataaaaaaattgttagaatGTAAAAGAAATCTTAGGAATAATGTGTAAAAGATAAAATGCTGTTTGCTGGTGGTTTTGTTCTTTGATCCATAAAACCTTGCCTACATATTGTCTTATCAATGTATGGTATGTAAGCCTGTAAGGGTATGAAAAATAGTTATTCGCTACAGTTTAAGTATTAAGTCTACCTTACTATTTTTTACAAGTTAAAAATACAACTAACAAATTGATGgctttatattaaaataaaacaaaaaataaaattacaatagtatcagaaatattttaagtttagtATACAAATGctaatttgttttttataaacATCTTCAGTATGTAAGTATTTATAGACCTAGATTCTCAGAAATTAGAAGCATTTTATAACACACCTTTaagaactgcaaaaaaaattaatacagtaaACATTGTTaggttaatttgttttaatgcGATTACCATCCGTCACTATTTTAGGGAGCTACTTTTAGTAATGCATtgaagtacagtaagtcctctatttacgtcgtaccgatttacgtcgtttcggattaacgtcgctaatgtttgagtactcatgtttcaatttaagttgtcgccgattcacaataacgtcgtttacaatgaccgtaagtctttattttaaccaaaacaccgtatataattcgtttataattctttgtttccttcggtagttaatttatgctatgtagcgtaagctacacgttcaccgccttatcttatcatacatcatgagggacgcttcctgctctccgctgctctccgcgcggtgatgcaatactaccagcccgcccgctcggccacccacgtatctcgcacgtaggaGTGTTATGTACTTCCCGCAatgacacagcattttctcctaccccttttcgtcc
The DNA window shown above is from Bacillus rossius redtenbacheri isolate Brsri chromosome 2, Brsri_v3, whole genome shotgun sequence and carries:
- the LOC134529152 gene encoding uncharacterized protein LOC134529152 isoform X1, yielding MNQNEGNNPNLEKASFPLYHLKKSKMVRVAGRQPEHAQVASEGADQLELVGSSSELVSDRERESSARDVVSGLASAPSSGDALINPLLSMGFHLPQLARMMKQQQQQNQSLSSSNPSSVINTVLFPQSLSSVASDKWPTGRPPATTSQDGVQKGTIMSASGVYRSASAVMVSGKDGQGPTSSAVGKTFGCHLCKDWFFSREKFIMHLVMNHKMLQCRFCSDLFETSDMRETHEAMNHLPLECDACKCVCPSREELAEHYEDRHNMCTCQFCGVVLNPKSYYNTHARKKHFVTCDDALKNNKVRIVKKWSNETSVWTFVCYLCDKERKKVETFGHFFSYHRCSLICLLDLLATENMVFSVQGTPASSSLNLQSLQLESPVEDTANTNASHNSVSSTSGNDSHPESSLCSICTVPFSAQVPKSAHDFFCQGYILCKFCNETFSSKAVRSSHISSNHANFSCVVGCPEEIVFPTEADLEEHYQDQHEIKECPYCQALVSTSENKFQDHLRSVHVLTDNSVSSNGFVSNTDHLNFLFKVVRKGNCLAVVCCLCYSDLTSLAKNIINLFKHFHYHKIIVQSAVHLMEIDALMYVKNTSVDDQEINFVGVDEHATAWGELVKCLGSPEQSTSAKNSRPANEPERDDDNNEEQNKVPCSSQLKGKGKKGSKSSKDSELEESKPDTLDSNQGQTDSLSDASSDDDSLTGSDAENEQGEFSDCGIVTDLANEPIEAEIDPSEVECVINETSDEEMGGDDETQEGSGFLSELQVKQEGLDAVLDSLVNEANSQSMSQPLELALEEHMKQIFDNSKTDTSGPRTLNGESWTGPSANLPGGEVKQEPQDVLEDALVLSGNEITTLNKNGKIQRKKFTCDICLRNFMLETDLSQHLGSVHNFSIMPFADKNKFKCIESCGKVFISKTSLDVHKMEAHNNAKVCTLSFQCPFCSIRSQTKVSIRQHVFSCHGSILVQSPPCKPLAYRCRCCSEEFWKVEDRNKHQLAEHSDTIDSFFKCYICFQSFTSKVCLNRHMRSSHEGQLVYPYVSYKCKLCLVMYPAIPRLRKHFQDSHPAALIYLCRHCNLTLKTKKTLKTHIKNVHSESRRRECSLCGKVLWSKRAYAIHFRMKHSAVSKVGFRCRLCQSKFDSKDERKLHYQLDHEGESPYRCSQCGKGFASKSGMYGHRQLHTGSGESTCGYCGKAFKRKDSYNEHLLIHNGPRHKCPHCPKEFVQRSNLVRHIRIHTGEKPYKCLYCDKCFSDKGACNSHIRVHTGEENCACPFCGQKFSKKQKLKYHVRKHTGEGLINCEICSKSFTNSFALKEHRVIHNRQTQILCRRCGKGFNSEKYLQRHVAIVHEPTQIFNCPLCPKAFSQPGRVKAHIMTHAGVKHMKCLLCDKEYSVRKSLRRHLLEKHDVAPDHPHYKRCFYAMSPEEAGLCIPNDMVASTVAAGGGAVSLLLAQASLSEPRGKRGMKKSSYGRRKCDDHMKVVSRRGGRGGRGSRGRPPGSRGSRGGRGGRRKRGQAYYARLPEPVGSRDPHDPSASGSSTSRVLRKKPQLKDLFKELSDSEEDDSEDDKSCSSYEYMQTNFKNAIVDTDFSVDMQEVEENKEGTPTLLDLVGVEPVKKKRRVEAIVELLQKCSSGPLGETLPGLKRREIRSNENENNDEMDSENINNDLQDESKIQSSGIKEISSKTTNADKEAIKNTIFVKNKSKENKLVNDVIAENELLSDDLEDEPEEPTESTSILAQKSKNRNNANEESLVKKCVFEVTRSSEEERKRKLERRARGEDVETKRKETVDVNDSGEHQEEDDNTPVLARISALIRPSNRTKSGEISCLTYRYQKPSYREEDEVDDEDDDDDDDDDDDDDDDDDDDDDDDDDEDDDDDDTYGDNREAVGEDGTDKSSDESDSESGV